One segment of Coffea arabica cultivar ET-39 chromosome 7c, Coffea Arabica ET-39 HiFi, whole genome shotgun sequence DNA contains the following:
- the LOC113698384 gene encoding la-related protein 1C-like encodes MMATASDPASTAHHSPRGSSAMDASVTAAAGTHSPRYRRRGTGAGAGGVSSPWTQIVRGADSELTISSSPSSPAAAVATTVGISVPPPPPPLSPSLSSVSQEQSDRSPSKAGAAAAAAAAAAASTPFSPEDCAGDAQPEGSDNGSGGNNGAKKPAWNKPSNGATEAGPVMGAFPWPALSESTRASPKSSSESLKTLSDVSVPVSQATGMASPSAHKQGINANTNSSSTPNHAPYNRQRSMKRGGGSGNPSSNASANGGPSQLPSPRSSGVETGSNNSGKPANPVSDSSHREGGQRGGVGSQSHSGNDHQQQRNSFKRGSGGPRGDGSHHHGYGGRRGDQDRGNQDWNPNRSFGGGRDTHMQSQRVASRPFMRGPHPTPPPFMPPTPMPVRPFGTPIVYPDVPSTVFYLPGPHPESLRAVPMVPPMAPLFFPFPDPQLQTKIVNQIEYYFSNENLVKDTYLRQNMDDQGWVPIKLIASFKKVTQLTDNIQFILDSVRTSGAVEVEGEKVRRRNDWMKWIMPPSVQYSTISSPQSMQKSSQDMLALNFQSMALDEKTAKQGYGETYLSPSSSGEWSSLSQQSSGEKTSQVAVQAGFPTSAPNSSK; translated from the exons ATGATGGCTACAGCTTCTGACCCTGCTTCGACGGCTCATCACTCTCCTCGAGGCTCTTCCGCCATGGATGCCTCCGTGACAGCCGCGGCTGGCACTCATAGTCCTAGATATCGGCGACGGGGTACTGGCGCCGGCGCCGGCGGAGTCTCTTCGCCGTGGACTCAGATTGTTCGTGGTGCTGATTCTGAATTGACAatctcttcttctccttcttccccGGCTGCCGCCGTCGCTACTACGGTGGGGATTTCcgttcctcctcctcctcctcctctttctCCCTCTCTGTCCAGTGTTTCTCAGGAGCAATCTGATCGATCCCCTTCAAAGGCTGGGGCGGCAGCGGCAgcggcagcagcagcagcagcttcGACTCCTTTTTCGCCTGAAGATTGTGCCGGTGATGCTCAGCCAGAAGGCTCTGACAATGGAAGCGGAGGCAACAATGGAGCAAAGAAACCGGCTTGGAATAAGCCTTCCAATGGGGCTACTGAGGCTGGTCCCGTCATGGGGGCTTTCCCTTGGCCTGCTCTGTCTGAATCAACTCGGGCTTCTCCAAAATCTTCTTCTGAGTCTCTTAAAACTCTTTCTGATGTATCAGTTCCGGTGTCACAG GCAACTGGAATGGCATCACCTTCTGCACATAAGCAGGGGATTAATGCTAATACCAATTCTAGTTCTACCCCAAACCATGCGCCTTATAACAGACAGAGGTCTATGAAACGTGGTGGTGGTAGTGGGAATCCAAGCAGTAATGCATCAGCCAATGGTGGCCCTTCTCAGCTGCCTTCTCCACGGTCTTCAGGGGTGGAAACTGGCTCTAATAATTCTGGAAAACCTGCTAATCCTGTGTCCGATTCTTCACATCGGGAGGGAGGGCAAAGGGGAGGTGTTGGTTCTCAGTCTCATAGTGGGAATGACCACCAGCAGCAGCGAAATTCATTCAAAAGGGGCAGTGGGGGCCCTCGTGGTGATGGATCTCACCATCATGGCTATGGGGGGAGGCGAGGTGATCAGGACAGGGGAAACCAAGATTGGAATCCTAATCGAAGTTTTGGTGGTGGCAGAGATACCCACATGCAGTCACAGAGAGTGGCTTCTAGGCCCTTCATGCGGGGCCCACATCCTACACCTCCACCTTTTATGCCTCCAACACCCATGCCTGTGCGCCCTTTTGGCACCCCTATCGTTTATCCTG ATGTGCCTTCTACAGTATTTTACCTTCCAGGGCCACATCCAGAGTCACTCAGAGCTGTGCCTATGGTTCCTCCAATGGCACCATTGTTTTTTCCGTTTCCAGATCCGCAGCTGCAAACCAAGATAGTGAATCAGATAGAATATTATTTTAG TAATGAGAATCTGGTTAAAGATACATACTTGCGACAGAATATGGATGACCAGGGTTGGGTTCCTATTAAATTAATAGCAAGCTTCAAAAAA GTTACGCAGCTGACAGACAATATTCAATTTATTCTGGATTCTGTAAGAACCTCAGGTGCCGTTGAAGTGGAG GGCGAGAAAGTCAGGAGGAGAAATGACTGGATGAAATGGATAATGCCACCTTCTGTTCAGTATTCTACCATTTCAAGTCCTCAATCCATGCAAAAGTCAAGTCAGGACATGCTTGCTTTAAATTTCCAAAGTATGGCATTAGATGAAAAGACAGCAAAGCAGGGTTATGGTGAGACGTACCTTAGTCCATCTTCATCTGGGGAGTGGAGTAGCCTCTCCCAGCAATCTAGTGGTGAGAAGACAAGCCAAGTTGCAGTTCAAGCTGGGTTTCCAACATCAGCCCCCAATTCAAGTAAATGA
- the LOC113698429 gene encoding uncharacterized protein: protein MLRFGRVLFKEAGTGISKTLSEILVCPLSKQPLRVCEKTNSLISDSIGVSYPVVDGIPRLVPSDGKIIDDEEASNSNSAVDPDAVKNDHQRCSS, encoded by the exons ATGCTGAGATTTGGAAGAGTTCTTTTTAAAGAAGCAGGAACTGGGATTAGCAAGACTCTGTCAGAAATACTTGTATGCCCACTTTCCAAACAACCATTAAG AGTATGTGAAAAAACGAACTCTTTGATCAGTGACTCAATCGGTGTTTCTTATCCG GTAGTGGATGGAATTCCTCGTCTTGTACCAAGCGATGGCAAAATTATTGACGATGAGGAAGCCTCGAATAGCAATTCTGCAGTTGATCCGGACGCTGTGAAAAATGACCATCAAAGATGTAGTTCGTAG